The nucleotide sequence CAAGGAGAAGATTCGTATCCGTTGTATCGAAGGAGAGACACCGGGATAGAAGTGGACCTACGAGGACAAACACTTGATAATAGATGGGTGGTCCCATATAACCCAAGGCTTTTGATGATGTTTAACTGCCACATGAATGTTGAAGTTTGCTCAAGTATAAAATCTGTGAAATATCTTTTCAAGTATGTTTATAAAGGACATGACAAACAGGTTATTCAAGTCGATCAAAGTGAGCCAGGGGTTGTTATTAATGAGATAAAAAGATTTCAAGATGCACGCTACATATCGCCCCCAGAGGCTATGTGGCGAATTTTTTCCTTCTctctttctcaaatctttcctGCTGTTCTAGCCTTACAACTTCATCTCCCAAATAATCAGATGGTTAGATTTAGAGATGATGACTTGATGCCTAATATTGTTGATAGGGAAAGGGATAAGAGAACCATGCTAACAGCATTTTTTGATCAGAATAGAAACGATGAAACAGCAAGGGTACATttgtataaagattttccaaaacACTATACTTGGAATGGAAGCACACGCCGTTGGAGTCGTCGTTTCGGTAAAAAACAAAGAGGTCGTATCGTTTCCGCTAATCCAGCCGAAGGAGAAAGGTACTACTTACGCCTACTTTTGTCAAATGTCAGAGGGCCTACTTCTTTCGAACATCTTTGCACAGTTAATGGTCAACGGTGTGCGACATTTCGAAAAGCAGCTCTTGAGTTAGGCTTAATAGAAGACGATGAATATCTATCACAATGTCTCGAAGAAGCCTCTACGTTTCAGTTTCCCAATGCTCTTAGAAGGTTATTTGCGACCATAATGATTTTTTGCCAACCTGGAGATGTTCGAAAGTTATGGAATGACCACTTTGATTCACTATCTGAAGATCATCGGTTACACTGTCAAAGTATAGAACGAGTTCAAAATATGGTTCTTACCGAAATAAGTGTGTTGGTACAATCCATGGGTAAAAATTTCAATGAATTcgaccttcctaagataactGACGATGTTAACTTACAAGATGCAGGTTATCGTGAGTTACAAGAAGAGTATGGGATTGTTTTGGAACCTGAACACTTGAGTGCCAATCATTCACTTAATCCGGAccaaaaaaatgtgtttgatgAGATCATGATGCATGTTGATAATGATCTTCCAGGCGTGTTCTTTATTGATGGTCCAGGTGGAACTGGAAAAACATTTTTGTACATTGCCTTGCTTGCTGAAATTCGGTCACGTGGTCTTATTGCTCTCGCAACAGCTTCATCAGGTGCAGCGGCTAATAATATGCCAGGAGGTAGAACGGCTCACTCGAGATTCAAGATTCCTCTTAATCTTGAAAATAATTCAATGTGCAATATTAAAAAACAGAGTGGGGCCGCTAAACTGATTCGCTCTGCCAAAATAATCATATGGGATGAAGCGTCGATGGCTAAACGACAAGCGATAGAGGCAGTCGATCGTACATTCCAAGACATTATAGGTGTTAGTCTCCCATTTGGTGGAAAGATAATGGTTATGGGAGGTGACTTCAGACAGGTGTTGCCGGTTATCAAACGTGGCACTCAAGCACAGATTGTAGACTCCAGCGTACGAATGTCACCTCTTTGGTCTTTGACTAAGAAGATGCGGTTGACCATAAATATGAGAGCGCTGAAAGATCCATGGTTTTCTAAATTTCTTTTAAGAGTCGGCGATGGAACTGAAGAACCAATCGAAGGAAACTATATCCGCATACCCGATGACATGACAATTCAGTGCAACAACAAAGAAAACGCTATAAAAGAATTGATCCATGCCATCTTTCCATCAATTGAAGATAATGTATATTCTTCAGATTATATAATCTCTAGAGCAATATTGTCCACTAAAAATGATAGTGTTGACGAGATTAATAATCAAATGATTGaaatttttcaaggggaggaaaAAGTTTATTACAGTTTTGATGAAGCTGAAGACGATCAGCGCAACTTCTATCCGGTCGAGTTCTTAAATTCGCTAAATGTTAGTGGATTGCCGCCTCATAAGCTTCATTTAAAAATTGGATGCCCAATAATATTGTTACGTAATATCGATCCATCACATGGCCTGTGTAATGGCACGCGGTTGATATGTAAGGGTTTCATGCGAAATGTTATTGATGCGGAAATTGCAGTTGGTCAACATGCCGGAAAAAGAGTTTTTTTGCCAAGAATCCCTCTAACCCTTTCTGAAGATGACATGTTCCCATTCAAGctgaaaagaaaacaatttccaATTCGACTTAGCTTTTCCATGACGATTAATAAAGCTCAAGGTCAAACAATTCCGAACGTTGGTATTTATCTACCGGATTCTGTATTTTCACATGGACAACTTTATGTCGCGTTATCAAGAGGGATTTCAAGACAAAGTACGAAGGTGTTGGTACATCTCGCCAAAGAATTCAAACAACGCGGAGTTTACACATCAAATGTTGTCTACCAGGAAGTGTTGCGTGATTAATTAATCGCATCCTTATCAAAAAGAAGGTAAGTTAGTAGATGTTGTGCCTTATTTGCTTCCAGAAATTACCTTTTAATTACTATTTTAAATCACTGTAAGTGTCTAACATTTTTTTTATGTGTTGAAATCTGGTACAGTAGAGGAGAAGATGCAAGAAAGTCATAAGCGAACGGATGTATTGGTAaaacaggaagagatacaagagactccccacattttgtttttattgttttgtccAGCTACTTGACtattttgaactcttcttgtttttaattacatCTACTTCCTTGTTTTGTACTCTTCTTGTAGAAGATCACCAAAGAATCGATAAACTAACAGAAAAACCAGTGCCATCAtatcacgaataagaaaactaacttaagtactatacaatatatcacgagacgacggataaactaacggtaaacaaTTATACTATTGTAA is from Helianthus annuus cultivar XRQ/B chromosome 9, HanXRQr2.0-SUNRISE, whole genome shotgun sequence and encodes:
- the LOC110875505 gene encoding uncharacterized protein LOC110875505; the protein is MTNGLSNPRNHASSSSASTKAEKRKEYQKRYYAARKENNKVSKFGSGDAPQSASSISLMNNRSTERTPLRSLQTNITQFLQTTNENASSVSTTKCKEYNEGCSNTPNDNGMRISNGSQVNQTPIDDVIDVVRHRTSRGIQIHPRTLLPQFAEVVDQPSLQHGSVEDDPYNFVYNGVPGEHRVLKERAACPNCGAKRFQFEFDTFCCMSGKTVLANLEIPEELYRLFTSQDEIGDLFRQNIRAYNTNFSFASMGVTLDDTLNNMRDGVYTFRAHKGIYHRIDQLVPRDGTPRYLQLYFYDPDTELDHRLRWPNLDRRITQILTRVLSTNPYVDTFRRLAELGPLDNYRVTLNTSVELDQRVYNRPTTSEVAGIWVEGNDNITSYKRSIVVYGRSEYRQTIQPYFSCYDPLSYPLFFPNGESGWHANIPRQGVSINEVRNNDNIEGEMEEANTRSGRTTVAMREYYSYMFQIRSTDNVLLFGGRLLQQFVVDVYIKIEMSRLEFCERNQEKIRAELYQGIVDCVNTGEVHANRVGKRIVLPASFIGGPRDMRRRFLDAMTLVQDDGKPDVFLTMTCNPKWPEICDNLHVGQTATDRPDLVSRVFRAKLEDLKDQLFKKHVLGEVKSYVYVIEFQKRGLPHAHFLLIMYPQHKINNADHYDKVVCAEIPNKLTHPRLHEMVVKHMIHGPCGNLRSSSPCMQGDPKICRFHYPRQFNEQTTQGEDSYPLYRRRDTGIEVDLRGQTLDNRWVVPYNPRLLMMFNCHMNVEVCSSIKSVKYLFKYVYKGHDKQVIQVDQSEPGVVINEIKRFQDARYISPPEAMWRIFSFSLSQIFPAVLALQLHLPNNQMVRFRDDDLMPNIVDRERDKRTMLTAFFDQNRNDETARVHLYKDFPKHYTWNGSTRRWSRRFGKKQRGRIVSANPAEGERYYLRLLLSNVRGPTSFEHLCTVNGQRCATFRKAALELGLIEDDEYLSQCLEEASTFQFPNALRRLFATIMIFCQPGDVRKLWNDHFDSLSEDHRLHCQSIERVQNMVLTEISVLVQSMGKNFNEFDLPKITDDVNLQDAGYRELQEEYGIVLEPEHLSANHSLNPDQKNVFDEIMMHVDNDLPGVFFIDGPGGTGKTFLYIALLAEIRSRGLIALATASSGAAANNMPGGRTAHSRFKIPLNLENNSMCNIKKQSGAAKLIRSAKIIIWDEASMAKRQAIEAVDRTFQDIIGVSLPFGGKIMVMGGDFRQVLPVIKRGTQAQIVDSSVRMSPLWSLTKKMRLTINMRALKDPWFSKFLLRVGDGTEEPIEGNYIRIPDDMTIQCNNKENAIKELIHAIFPSIEDNVYSSDYIISRAILSTKNDSVDEINNQMIEIFQGEEKVYYSFDEAEDDQRNFYPVEFLNSLNVSGLPPHKLHLKIGCPIILLRNIDPSHGLCNGTRLICKGFMRNVIDAEIAVGQHAGKRVFLPRIPLTLSEDDMFPFKLKRKQFPIRLSFSMTINKAQGQTIPNVGIYLPDSVFSHGQLYVALSRGISRQSTKVLVAVVDGGGGWRRLVAAVVLVAVVGCCGSDAGVQWRRVAMVGSGADVVAKGGGGGWAV